A genomic region of Rhipicephalus sanguineus isolate Rsan-2018 chromosome 1, BIME_Rsan_1.4, whole genome shotgun sequence contains the following coding sequences:
- the LOC119387915 gene encoding glutamate receptor ionotropic, delta-2, which produces MPIANQCFHSLYSPSLHFRPVQFPPFVMYYERNGQTRIYGLSASGIDNVTAALNISYRIVKPPDMQWGTKSPEGVYTGMLRDTYLKVRRTLGLAHSIWKTTLSDVYDFVEIGITSGVQDVATGNFRILSAFDLTTWTCLLISVAALSLIIPALRHISTKAEGDARKLASKVASNFWALFSSLVGQGTAAFGDRRSPRYVSGAWLLASLVISTYFTSLIVAALTVHTSFARIDSPEDLVKNPHLTPLVPAGTQVATVLQYAKDGAYRQIQNMVERHQGVRPVSLLYNQKDVEKILQNKAVLLVGKLAAKYELRHYCSILRGRFYISRDYLFVWNSIWAANKDFPLDLFKEINKRIKWWMEAGVPALHSYVLDPPGGSCFAGSQASSVYQFGNLRFEDLTGLFFAHLAALAVATAVCVLELCLGRWACVRSE; this is translated from the exons TCACTCTCTATACTCACCTTCGTTACACTTTCGTCCCGTGCAGTTTCCTCCCTTTGTGATGTACTACGAGAGAAACGGCCAAACCCGCATCTACGGACTGTCGGCCTCGGGCATTGACAATGTTACGGCTGCCCTAAATATCAG CTACCGCATTGTGAAACCTCCAGACATGCAGTGGGGGACCAAGAGTCCCGAAGGTGTGTACACCGGCATGTTGAGGGATACGTATTTAAAAGTGA GGCGAACATTGGGTTTGGCCCATTCAATATGGAAGACTACCTTGTCGGACGTGTACGACTTCGTTGAAATAGGAATCACCAGCGGAGTCCAAGATGTCGCCACGGGAAACTTCCGCATTCTCAGCGCATTTGATTTAACC ACGTGGACCTGCCTTTTGATCTCGGTGGCTGCACTGAGCCTCATAATACCTGCGCTGAGGCACATTTCTACAAAGGCCGAAGGCGACGCTCGAAAGCTAGCGAGCAAAGTTGCTTCAAACTTCTGGGCTTTATTCAGCAGTCTCGTGGGACAAG GCACAGCTGCTTTCGGTGACCGCCGTAGCCCGCGTTACGTGTCCGGCGCGTGGCTTTTGGCCAGCCTGGTGATCAGCACGTACTTCACGAGCCTCATCGTGGCCGCCCTGACGGTGCACACGTCCTTCGCTCGGATCGATTCGCCCGAGGACCTCGTCAAGAATCCGCACCTGACGCCGCTCGTGCCTGCCGGAACGCAGGTCGCCACCGTCCTGCAG TACGCGAAGGACGGAGCCTACCGTCAAATACAGAACATGGTGGAACGACATCAAGGCGTCAGACCTGTCAGCTTGCTGTACAACCAGAAAGACGTCGAGAAAATACTGCAGAACAAAGCAGTCTTGTTGGTCGGGAAACTTGCGGCCAAGTACGAGCTGAGGCATTACTGCTCGATCCTGCGGGGCCGCTTCTACATAAGCCGGGACTACCTGTTTGTCTGGAACAGCATTTGGGCCGCCAACAAGGACTTTCCTTTGGACTTATTCAAGGAGATCAACAAAAG GATCAAGTGGTGGATGGAAGCCGGCGTGCCGGCGCTGCATTCGTACGTGCTAGATCCGCCCGGCGGCTCCTGCTTCGCCGGAAGCCAGGCCTCGAGCGTCTACCAGTTCGGCAACCTGCGTTTCGAGGATCTCACTGGGCTGTTCTTCGCTCACCTGGCCGCCTTGGCGGTCGCGACGGCCGTCTGTGTGCTCGAGCTCTGCCTGGGCCGATGGGCCTGCGTGCGGTCGGAGTGA